One stretch of Paroedura picta isolate Pp20150507F chromosome 13, Ppicta_v3.0, whole genome shotgun sequence DNA includes these proteins:
- the IGBP1 gene encoding immunoglobulin-binding protein 1 isoform X1 has product MAGGASGPEPERLSELLEGGWRLLEEVESSAEPSTGAPAVQSKVRQGLALLERAAAAVAQLDLFSRQEELEEVASADLRFLLVPALLGALVLKQTGGGGGGPEQRLQHLRRARAAFLDFLRLCHDYGAGGRFALPPDLDDDDDAAPRARPQQQPPPPSRPANAAAEQAALVAMATARHAKIERYKQKKEMENRLASLKAFIDSGHAEEEQTREYYLLQITKWVTVSLEEIESIDQEIAILCRRDALKQGTATQPLRAPRPPVKPFILTRDAAQAKVFGAGYPSLATMSVDDWYEQHRKQGVLPDQGISQTATAGTEEKQKDLEEEQAKDEEGSVRKAREWDDWKDMHPRGYGNRKNMG; this is encoded by the exons ATGGCGGGGGGCGCGTCGGGGCCCGAGCCGGAGCGGCTGTCGGAGCTGCTGGAGGGCGGCtggcggctgctggaggaggtggaGTCGAGCGCCGAGCCGTCCACGGGCGCGCCCGCCGTCCAGAGCAAGGTGCGGCAGGGCCTGGCCCTCCTCGAGCGCGCCGCCGCTGCCGTGGCCCAGCTCGACCTCTTCAG CCGGCAGGAGGAGCTGGAGGAGGTGGCGTCGGCCGACCTGCGCTTCCTGCTGGTGCCGGCCCTGCTGGGCGCGCTCGTCCTCAAGCagacgggcggcggcggcggcggccccgaGCAGCGCCTGCAGCACCTGCGccgcgcccgcgccgccttccTCGACTTCCTGCGCCTCTGCCACGACTACGGCGCCGGGGGACGCTTCGCCCTCCCGCCGGACctcgacgacgacgacgacgccgCCCCCCGCGCCCGcccccagcagcagccgccgcccccCTCCCGGCCCGCCAACGCCGCCGCCGAGCAGGCCGCCCTCGTCGCCATGGCCACCGCCCGCCACGCCAAGATCGAGAG gtacaagcagaagaaggagatggagaacagGCTGGCCTCCCTGAAAGCCTTCATCGACAGCGGCCACGCCGAGGAAGAGCAAACACGGGAGTACTACTTGCTACAAATCACAAAATGGGTCACCGTCAGCCTGGAGGAGATTGAGAGCATCGACCAGGAAATAGCAATCCTCTGTCGGCGAGATGCTTTGAAACAG ggtacAGCCACACAACCGTTACGTGCTCCTAGGCCTCCAGTGAAGCCTTTCATCCTCACCCGAGATGCTGCACAGGCAAA GGTGTTTGGAGCTGGCTATCCTAGTCTGGCAACAATGTCTGTGGATGACTGGTATGAGCAACATCGCAAGCAAGGAGTCTTGCCTGACCAGGGCATTTCCCAAACAGCCACAG CAGGTAcagaagagaagcagaaagacctggaggaagagcaagCAAAGGATGAGGAAGGATCAGTAAGGAAAGCACGAGAATGGGATGACTGGAAGGATATGCACCCAAGAGGCTATGGCAATCGAAAAAACATGGGCTGA
- the IGBP1 gene encoding immunoglobulin-binding protein 1 isoform X2: MAGGASGPEPERLSELLEGGWRLLEEVESSAEPSTGAPAVQSKVRQGLALLERAAAAVAQLDLFSRQEELEEVASADLRFLLVPALLGALVLKQTGGGGGGPEQRLQHLRRARAAFLDFLRLCHDYGAGGRFALPPDLDDDDDAAPRARPQQQPPPPSRPANAAAEQAALVAMATARHAKIERYKQKKEMENRLASLKAFIDSGHAEEEQTREYYLLQITKWVTVSLEEIESIDQEIAILCRRDALKQGTATQPLRAPRPPVKPFILTRDAAQAKVFGAGYPSLATMSVDDWYEQHRKQGVLPDQGISQTATGTEEKQKDLEEEQAKDEEGSVRKAREWDDWKDMHPRGYGNRKNMG, encoded by the exons ATGGCGGGGGGCGCGTCGGGGCCCGAGCCGGAGCGGCTGTCGGAGCTGCTGGAGGGCGGCtggcggctgctggaggaggtggaGTCGAGCGCCGAGCCGTCCACGGGCGCGCCCGCCGTCCAGAGCAAGGTGCGGCAGGGCCTGGCCCTCCTCGAGCGCGCCGCCGCTGCCGTGGCCCAGCTCGACCTCTTCAG CCGGCAGGAGGAGCTGGAGGAGGTGGCGTCGGCCGACCTGCGCTTCCTGCTGGTGCCGGCCCTGCTGGGCGCGCTCGTCCTCAAGCagacgggcggcggcggcggcggccccgaGCAGCGCCTGCAGCACCTGCGccgcgcccgcgccgccttccTCGACTTCCTGCGCCTCTGCCACGACTACGGCGCCGGGGGACGCTTCGCCCTCCCGCCGGACctcgacgacgacgacgacgccgCCCCCCGCGCCCGcccccagcagcagccgccgcccccCTCCCGGCCCGCCAACGCCGCCGCCGAGCAGGCCGCCCTCGTCGCCATGGCCACCGCCCGCCACGCCAAGATCGAGAG gtacaagcagaagaaggagatggagaacagGCTGGCCTCCCTGAAAGCCTTCATCGACAGCGGCCACGCCGAGGAAGAGCAAACACGGGAGTACTACTTGCTACAAATCACAAAATGGGTCACCGTCAGCCTGGAGGAGATTGAGAGCATCGACCAGGAAATAGCAATCCTCTGTCGGCGAGATGCTTTGAAACAG ggtacAGCCACACAACCGTTACGTGCTCCTAGGCCTCCAGTGAAGCCTTTCATCCTCACCCGAGATGCTGCACAGGCAAA GGTGTTTGGAGCTGGCTATCCTAGTCTGGCAACAATGTCTGTGGATGACTGGTATGAGCAACATCGCAAGCAAGGAGTCTTGCCTGACCAGGGCATTTCCCAAACAGCCACAG GTAcagaagagaagcagaaagacctggaggaagagcaagCAAAGGATGAGGAAGGATCAGTAAGGAAAGCACGAGAATGGGATGACTGGAAGGATATGCACCCAAGAGGCTATGGCAATCGAAAAAACATGGGCTGA